A single region of the Hyalangium ruber genome encodes:
- a CDS encoding alpha/beta hydrolase: MKLASLFLFAALTLGSAESAAADTEPMPPHQSFTLESATLKETRRINVYTPPGYDAKGAARYPVLYMPDGGEKEDFPHVATTVDTAIKAGEMRPLIVVGIENTERRRDMTGPTEVDEDKKIAPRVGGSAAFRGFIRDELMPQVRRRYRVADETAIIGESLAGLFIVETFFLQPKLFDTYIALSPSLWWNGEELVRKASERLAARKELRNALYLSSADEDNIVPAAERLAETLRASAPAGLKWQFEPRPDLRHDNIYRSASPQVLRKWFAPKSPPRAP; the protein is encoded by the coding sequence ATGAAGCTGGCCAGCCTGTTCCTGTTCGCCGCGCTCACCCTCGGCTCGGCGGAGAGCGCCGCAGCCGACACCGAGCCGATGCCACCGCACCAGTCGTTCACCCTCGAGTCCGCGACGCTCAAGGAGACCCGGCGCATCAACGTCTACACGCCGCCGGGCTACGACGCGAAGGGCGCCGCGCGCTACCCGGTGCTCTACATGCCGGACGGAGGCGAGAAGGAGGACTTCCCGCACGTCGCCACCACCGTCGACACCGCGATCAAGGCCGGAGAGATGCGGCCGCTGATCGTGGTCGGCATCGAGAACACCGAGCGGCGCCGCGACATGACCGGCCCGACCGAGGTGGACGAGGACAAGAAGATCGCCCCGCGCGTCGGCGGCTCGGCCGCGTTCCGGGGCTTCATCCGCGACGAGCTGATGCCGCAGGTGCGCCGCCGGTACCGCGTGGCGGACGAGACGGCGATCATCGGCGAGTCCCTCGCCGGCCTGTTCATCGTCGAGACCTTCTTCCTGCAGCCGAAGCTATTCGACACCTATATCGCCCTGAGCCCGAGCCTCTGGTGGAACGGTGAGGAGCTGGTGCGCAAGGCCAGCGAGCGCCTCGCGGCCCGGAAGGAGCTGCGCAACGCGCTGTACCTGTCGTCCGCCGACGAGGACAACATCGTCCCCGCCGCCGAGCGCCTGGCGGAGACGCTCCGCGCGAGCGCGCCAGCCGGGCTGAAGTGGCAGTTCGAGCCCCGGCCGGATCTGCGCCACGACAACATCTACCGCTCGGCCTCGCCGCAGGTCCTGCGCAAGTGGTTCGCGCCCAAGTCCCCTCCCCGCGCGCCGTAG
- a CDS encoding ATP-binding protein: MSETRQRMSKQSMERLLRLQGVTSGLSQALTPEQVTRIIVDQAGPTLDATEWVFYLFKEPGVLRLAGRSGLHEMDLDPWHNVSVNAPVPVAEVVRQGEPVWVESVEILRQRYPILDGVRLHPPRALAFVPLQAESKMLGVLALGFAREQGFSEEDKDFALLVATQCAQALERAHLYAKERELREVAERARAEAEAQRRLLELEHRRLQAVLQQMPQGVLLVEAPSGRLLMTNAHAEPLLRGVLSRARTQQEPLCLAGGCMEGRSGRPKEGPLVRALTRGEVVRDEIMDVPREGGGRVTLEVSAGPVRDAEGRVTAAVAVLEDITERLRMEQAIREGEAVFRRFMETDLMGLSFCDQKGVILEANRAFLKLTGHQRKELGSLRWGELVAPEKKEIGARALRELWDRGVTTVFELVLLRGDGTRVPVMTGSARVEELDRVLTFVLDLSDLKHAEGALRFLATASHVLGQSLEVSDATLQEVARLASRSVASWCIIDLATPEGLLRRAAVAHQGPEQEARLREAWPLPAVHDSGGPLLETLHSGKPLLFPDFSPETWRYLVPGASPARVQGTAMACSVLVVPMRLHDRALGLVTMGSCRPQRRFGTEDISLGQELTHRVASSLESARLFLESQRAVRLRDEFLAVASHELKTPLTPLRLQFQGLRRVVESKVGEPVSPERVLRAVHGCESQVRKLAGLVNDLLDVARLAQGRLPLHLEVVDLVEVTRELLEQFSTEFGRAGCRVEFEAGAPVLGFWDRLRLEQVATNLLTNALKYGAGRPIRVRVWQERGVAWLSVRDEGIGIAPEHRSRIFGKFERAVSERHYGGLGLGLHITQQIVGALGGSIQVESEPGHGSTFTVALASGEQDTIAQS, translated from the coding sequence ATGAGCGAGACGCGGCAGCGGATGTCGAAGCAGTCGATGGAGCGGCTGCTGCGCTTGCAGGGGGTGACGAGCGGGCTGTCGCAGGCGCTGACGCCGGAGCAGGTGACCCGGATCATCGTCGACCAGGCCGGGCCCACGCTGGATGCCACCGAGTGGGTCTTCTACCTCTTCAAGGAGCCTGGGGTGCTGCGGCTCGCCGGGCGGTCAGGTCTGCACGAGATGGACCTCGATCCCTGGCACAACGTGTCGGTGAACGCGCCTGTCCCGGTCGCGGAGGTGGTCCGCCAGGGCGAGCCGGTCTGGGTGGAGTCGGTGGAGATCCTGCGGCAGCGCTACCCCATCCTGGATGGGGTGCGGTTGCACCCACCGCGCGCCCTGGCCTTCGTGCCGCTGCAGGCGGAGTCCAAGATGTTGGGCGTGCTGGCGCTGGGCTTCGCTCGGGAGCAGGGCTTCTCGGAGGAGGACAAGGACTTCGCCCTCCTCGTCGCCACGCAGTGCGCACAGGCGCTGGAGCGCGCCCACCTGTATGCGAAGGAGCGCGAGCTGCGCGAGGTGGCGGAGCGGGCGCGGGCCGAGGCCGAGGCGCAACGCCGCTTGCTGGAACTCGAGCACCGACGGCTCCAGGCCGTGCTTCAGCAGATGCCCCAGGGCGTCCTCCTCGTCGAGGCCCCGAGTGGCAGGTTGCTGATGACCAATGCCCATGCGGAGCCGCTCCTGCGAGGGGTCCTCTCTCGGGCCCGGACCCAGCAGGAGCCCCTGTGCCTGGCTGGGGGATGCATGGAAGGGAGGAGCGGTCGGCCGAAAGAGGGGCCCCTGGTGCGCGCGCTCACCCGTGGTGAGGTGGTGCGCGATGAGATCATGGACGTGCCGCGCGAAGGCGGAGGCCGCGTCACCCTGGAGGTGAGCGCCGGGCCGGTACGCGATGCGGAGGGGCGGGTGACGGCCGCCGTGGCCGTCCTGGAGGACATCACCGAGCGCCTGCGCATGGAGCAAGCCATCCGCGAGGGCGAGGCCGTGTTCCGCCGCTTCATGGAGACCGACCTGATGGGGCTGTCCTTCTGCGACCAGAAGGGCGTCATCCTCGAGGCCAACAGGGCCTTCCTCAAGCTCACCGGCCACCAGCGCAAGGAGCTGGGGAGCTTGCGCTGGGGGGAGCTGGTGGCTCCCGAGAAGAAGGAGATCGGCGCACGGGCGCTGCGTGAGTTGTGGGATCGCGGAGTGACCACTGTCTTCGAGCTCGTGCTGCTGCGTGGGGATGGCACGCGGGTGCCGGTGATGACGGGCTCGGCGCGGGTGGAGGAGCTGGACCGCGTGCTCACCTTCGTGCTGGACCTGTCCGACCTCAAGCACGCGGAAGGGGCGCTGCGCTTCCTGGCCACCGCCAGCCACGTGCTGGGGCAGTCGCTGGAGGTCTCGGACGCCACGCTCCAGGAGGTGGCGCGCCTGGCGAGCCGCTCGGTGGCCTCGTGGTGCATCATCGATCTGGCGACGCCCGAGGGGTTGCTGCGCCGTGCGGCCGTGGCCCACCAGGGCCCGGAGCAGGAGGCGCGGCTGCGCGAGGCGTGGCCCTTGCCCGCGGTACACGACTCCGGGGGCCCGCTGCTGGAGACCCTGCACTCGGGCAAGCCGCTGCTCTTCCCGGACTTCAGCCCGGAGACGTGGCGGTATCTGGTCCCGGGGGCCTCGCCCGCGCGGGTGCAGGGGACGGCGATGGCCTGCTCGGTGTTGGTGGTGCCCATGCGGTTGCACGATCGGGCGCTGGGCCTCGTCACGATGGGCTCTTGCAGGCCACAGCGGCGCTTCGGCACCGAGGACATCTCGCTGGGACAGGAGCTGACGCATCGCGTGGCCTCCTCATTGGAGAGCGCGCGGCTCTTCCTGGAGTCCCAGCGGGCGGTGCGCTTGCGCGACGAGTTCCTGGCGGTGGCCTCACACGAGCTGAAGACGCCGCTCACGCCGCTGCGGCTCCAGTTCCAGGGCCTGCGACGGGTGGTCGAGTCGAAGGTGGGGGAGCCCGTGTCCCCCGAGCGCGTCCTTCGGGCCGTGCATGGCTGCGAGTCCCAGGTACGCAAGCTGGCGGGGCTGGTGAACGACTTGCTGGACGTGGCGAGGCTGGCGCAGGGCCGGCTCCCGCTTCACCTGGAGGTGGTGGATCTGGTGGAGGTGACGCGAGAGCTCCTCGAGCAGTTCTCCACCGAGTTCGGGCGCGCGGGCTGTCGGGTGGAGTTCGAGGCGGGGGCCCCCGTGCTGGGCTTCTGGGATCGGCTGCGGCTGGAGCAGGTGGCAACGAACCTGCTGACCAATGCGCTCAAGTACGGGGCTGGCCGGCCCATCCGCGTGCGGGTCTGGCAGGAGAGAGGCGTGGCGTGGCTGTCGGTGCGGGACGAGGGCATTGGCATCGCGCCGGAGCATCGCTCGCGCATCTTCGGAAAGTTCGAGCGCGCCGTCTCCGAGCGCCACTATGGCGGGCTCGGGCTCGGGCTCCACATCACCCAGCAGATCGTCGGCGCGCTGGGGGGCTCCATCCAGGTGGAGAGCGAGCCGGGCCACGGCTCCACGTTCACCGTGGCCCTTGCGTCCGGCGAGCAAGACACGATCGCGCAGTCCTGA